The DNA segment GCTTCCTTTTGCGAAGACCTTATATCCTCCAACCTGAAAATCTTTCGAGGTGATTCTGAAATGGAGGCAAAAGGTGGCTACTGGGGCAAGATTCTGAGGGTCAACCTGACCACCAAAGAGGTCAAGGTTGAGCCCCTCCCCGAGGAGTTCCCGAGGAAGTACCTCGGCGGCGTTGGCTTTGGAACCAGGGTTCTCTACGACGAGGTTACGGCGGGCGCGGACCCCCTCGGGCCCGAGAACAAGATGATAATCACGCCCGGTCTGTTCGTTGATACCGGCATTGGAACCGGCTCTAAGACTGCCTTCAACTTCAAGAGCCCGCTCACCGGCGGCTATGGAAGGGCCATGGCCGGTGCCGAGATGGGCGTTCAGCTCAAGAGGGCAGGCTACGACATGCTCATCGTAGAGGGACAGAGCGATGAACCCGTCATGCTCATCATCAACGACGATGACGTCAAGATCGTTCCCGCCGATGGCTACTGGGGCCTCACCACCGGCGAGGCTAGGTCCAAGGCCAAGGAGGAGTACCCCGGCTACGCGACCGCATTCATCGGACCCGCGGGCGAGAGACTCAGCTTCATCTCGACGATCGAGACCGATGACAGGCAGGCCGCCCGTGGAGGACCCGGTGCCGTCCTCGGAAGCAAGAAGCTCAAGGGTATCCTTGTGAAGGGCAGCAAGAAGGCCCCGATAGCCAGCCCCAAGAAGTTCCGCGAGCTCCTGAAAGAGTGGGCCCTCGTCTTCAAGGACCACCCGGCCACCAAGGCGGACATGGACTACGGAAGCGGTGAGTTCCTCGACTGGATGAACCGCGAGAGGGGCACCTTCCCGGTCAGGAACTGGCAGATGGGCTTCTTCAAGAAGGCCTATGAGAAGGCCAAGGAGGAGGGAAGGGAGCACATCGGCATAGACCCCTACTTCTGGGCCCCGAAGTACCGCGCTGGAAGGAGGCCGTGCCCGCTCTGTAACAAGCCGTGCAGCCAGTACGTCAGGGTGGAGAGCGAGAAGTGGGGCACCTTCATGGTCGACGGCCCAGAGTACGAGACCCTCTACTCCTTCGGCGGTGTCCTCGAGCTGGACGACTTCGAGACCGTTGCCTACCTCAACTACCTCGCAGACCAGCTCGGCCTCGACACCATCTCGGCCGGTGTCACAATCGCCTGGGCCATGGAGGCCTACGAGCGCGGATTGCTCACCAAGGAAGAGGCCGACGGCATCGAGCTCACCTTCGGCAACGGC comes from the Thermococcus celericrescens genome and includes:
- a CDS encoding aldehyde ferredoxin oxidoreductase family protein, which codes for MEAKGGYWGKILRVNLTTKEVKVEPLPEEFPRKYLGGVGFGTRVLYDEVTAGADPLGPENKMIITPGLFVDTGIGTGSKTAFNFKSPLTGGYGRAMAGAEMGVQLKRAGYDMLIVEGQSDEPVMLIINDDDVKIVPADGYWGLTTGEARSKAKEEYPGYATAFIGPAGERLSFISTIETDDRQAARGGPGAVLGSKKLKGILVKGSKKAPIASPKKFRELLKEWALVFKDHPATKADMDYGSGEFLDWMNRERGTFPVRNWQMGFFKKAYEKAKEEGREHIGIDPYFWAPKYRAGRRPCPLCNKPCSQYVRVESEKWGTFMVDGPEYETLYSFGGVLELDDFETVAYLNYLADQLGLDTISAGVTIAWAMEAYERGLLTKEEADGIELTFGNGEAAVEALRKMAYREGNLGKLLADGVKRASERLGKDSW